Genomic window (Oncorhynchus masou masou isolate Uvic2021 chromosome 9, UVic_Omas_1.1, whole genome shotgun sequence):
TTGAGTGCTTTTTAACAGTGATTCCCGGTAGACCTATATAGGGGGCGGATTACTATGCACTCTCGAGACAATCTGGAGAAGTATTTATGGACATGGTGTGGCGGGGATGTCTACGGGCAGTCGTTTATCCTCGAACTCAGCAGCTCGATTAGGTCACAGACAGGGTACAGAGCCGTCCTCATTAATTCTGATGGACTTTTCCATTGCAAAAGTCTCTTCAACTAAGAGACCTGACAAATAATCAATCCGTCATTCAATCAGCGTTATTTATCTGGGGTTTCCCGTAAGAGCAAACTGGAGTGGGATGCTCGTCAGTTTCCCGGTTGCAGTGACATAATGGTTTCTGGAGACCATGCATAGGAATAAGGAATAAGACAGCTGTGTGTGCCACAGTcacacaaaagttccaaaatccATTCGTTTTTATTAGCACTGAATCAAACTATTTAATTTCAATACCAAGCAAGAGCTCTTATTCCCATAGATCATTTTTTGTTGTCTCCAATGTAAGCCTATGCCTGCCCTCTTCAGCCTAGGCTATATCCAAGTTATTTAGTGCCTTATCAAATGAACAGTTCATTCTCCTTGGGAAACATTTAGAAAAATACCTTTAATCAGAATCAGTGTTTCATTGAATTGTCTCTGGTGAGCAGGCCAGGAAAATGCATCAGACATGACTCAGAAGCACTTGTGATGGATCACGTTGGACCCCATCTCCTGGTACTCCAAGGCACTGATGCACATGTCTccaaagatggagagagatgacagaagggaGCCCCCCAGCCAGGCAGTGTCCATCACAGGGACTGGCCCCATGCGGCATCCTGGCGGTACCAGAGCCGAGGCCTCCTCCCTCAGTCTGTGGCCCATCCCGGGAAGGAGGCTGGAGCCCCCGGCAAGGACAGCGTTGTCTAGGAGCAGCTGCCACAGGTCTGCATCGCTCTCCAACACAGAGCTCACCAGGAGACTGGGAATGCCTTGTGTTACCATGCGGACagtctgaggagagaagaggatttCGGGTGCCCTGAACCTCTCGCTGCCAACCCTCAGCATCTGCCCGTCGGGGAGCTGGTAGTCCGCATCGGTGCTGCCGATGATGGTTGTGGCTGTCTCTGAGGAGGGATCAGTGGATACATAACACATCTGCTCCTTGATGATGGTCACGGTGTCATGTTCCTGTGTAGTGCTGGAAAACTGAGCTCCGGACTCCTTCAGCAGCAGAGCCAGGTGGGCCGTGACAtcctgccctcccaggcccagctGACGCACAGCGTGGGGGAGGCAGTGGCCCTCGAAAACTGGGACGGTGTGGGTGACATCGTAGCCACAGTCCACCACACAGCCGGTCACCCTGCCTGAAGACAGCAGGGCCAGGAGCGACTGAGGGGCCATGTACAATGCAGGGACACCCAGACCCTCGAACATCATCCTGCAGGTCTTTTCCCTGTCCGACTGGGTGGTCAAGGGGAACTCAGTCAGTAAAACCGGGCTCTCACATGAGGGGGTCTTCACGTGCCTGTTGAAAACATAGCTCCATATGGCCTCCATATCAGCCCATGACACCACCCTCCCACGCTTCATGGGACGAATCACAGACAAGTCGTCTCTCCTCCCCCATGCCTCATCTCCAAAGCAGAGCTCTCCTTCACTAGAGTTGCTCTCAGATCTGCCAGTGACATTTTTACAGATCAGACTAGGCTCTGTACTGCCTGAGGTCCCAACTCTCATCTGGTCAGTTCCATTGTCAATCACAATTGCAGTTGGCAAATGTGCCATTTCTCTCTCAATTCTAGCAGCAGAAAGTATGAAAAGAGTGCCCACAAATATGAAATAAAGTTCTGCCTTATTACAGTCCCCCCTTCTCCATTCCTATCACTTTGTGATACATTACCAAGTACCTCGGCAATGAAAACATTCTGAACAAGCTAGAACACCATTATGATGTCACAACCACTTTCTCCTCTAGTTATAATGTGAGTGTATCCGGATTGGTGACAAAGGGTGAGTTCATTTTGCATCACCCGGTGTAATTGTTGTCATATATGCTGATTTCGTGGCGCGAGTAAATAGTTGCATTCAACTCAGCAGATAAGAAGAAGATGAAATCGCGATACTTCTGTTTGTGTCCTGCTTAGGTTTGCAATACTGACAGCATTGTGCGTAAACGTTTTATTATTTTTGTATGTATTTTTATTCAAGTTTTACAGAATGTACATCAATGTAATCACAAAGATTTTACCATATCCCaaccaccctccttccctccatacAACACATCCACCCAACCCCCTTAGTCCCCCCCTACCTCTCCGCCCTACCTCAGTCCACCCACCTcgattccctccctccctcccaaccacCCAACCACCCACACTGATCACCCCAAATAGCCAAACCATCCCACACCCTCCCTCAATTCGGTCCTAGAAACTAAAATTCTACAGAGATATCACCACAAATAAACAATCAAGAATACAGGGGGGGTATACAAATAACTCAATAcatattcaaaatacaaaaacagaaataaGTAAATGATCAGTAAACCTTAGACAAACGTGCTTGGACTGGATAGCATTATATTGATGACTGTACCTATTATGTAATGACTACTGGTAGTGCCTACTGGGAAACCTTGAAGCATCTCATCAGAGGAGAGCCTCTGCAAGCCATTAGAGTATAATATCAATGGTTGCTATTTTCTAACAAATGTATCATTGGAATCCCTAAGATAATACCTAATTTTCTCAAGCTTTAGGAAGAACATTCCATCGTTGAGCCATTGAGAAGTAGAAGAGGGCTGAGCAGACTTCCACTGGAGAATAATCCTACATCGAGCAAATAAGGATGTAAAAGCAACGATATGGGCATGTTTGGGGTTCAAGGAGAACAAGTCTTCTGGAATACCAAAAACAGCTATCAAGGGTCAAGGCTGCAGGTTCATTTCAAGCATCACAGATAAAGTTTGAAAAATAGAATCCCAGTAACTTTGCAGTTTAGAGCATTGAATGAACATGTGACTCAGGTCACATGGTGAGACATGACATCTATCACTCTCATCATTTACATTTGGATATATGTCAGACAATCTGGATTTGGAAAAATGCACCCTATGTAAAACCTTAAATAGTATGAGACCAAGACGAGCACAAGATGTAGTGGAGTGTACTCTATCAACCGCATCATCCCACCACTCCTGTGTAAATTCAACACCCAGATTTGGCATGGTTccccagatcttcaaaaggtcctacagctgcaccatcgagagcatcctgaccggatGCATCACcggctggtatggcaactactcggcatctgaccgtaaggcgctacagagggtagtgcgaacggccctgtacatcactggggccaatcttcctgccattcaggacctatataataagcggtgtcagaggaaaacccatcaaattgtcagagactccagtcacccaagttatatactgttttctctgctactgcatggcaagctgtaccggagtgtcaagtctaggaccaaaagccATAAGATTgttgaacaattcataaaatcgccaccgaacaatttacattgacccccctcccttttgtacactgttgctactcactgtttatttgttatctatgcatagtcacttcgcccccacctacatgtacagattacctcaactagcctgtacccctgcacactgactctgtaccggtgccccctgtatattgcctcgttatgttattcttattgtgttactttttattattactttttattttaatatacttggtaaatattttcttcttcttgaactgcactgttggtttaagggcttgtaagtaagcatttcactgtaaagtctacacttgttgtatttatAAAATAAAGTTTGACGGAGTGTTGGCGGAGTGTTTGTCCAATGACAAAATACACAGATAGATCTGAGAAATGAATTGCTTTCTGTCGAGGTAATAGGGTCAATATGCCATCTCAGGGTTGGCAAGGGGGTGGAGCAGGGAAGCCAGAAAATGGGGAGGAGACACAATGCCTAAAAGAGTGAGATGGAGGCAAAGAGTATTTAGAGGCCAGGTTTGGAAAACATCTTTGAAGGACTTAATACCTTTCCAGTAAGAGAAAGCATTATCTATTAGAGAAGTGAGGAATAAGTGATTCTTATTAATAGGACCCATAGTAGATGCAGCAGAGAATTTAAAATGTTGCCGAAACTGGTACCAAATCTTAAGTGTGGAAAGCACTACAGGATTGCGAGTATAGCAAGAGGGGCATGTTGGGAGAGAAGAGCAGAGTAAAGCAGGAAGAGAAGCAGAAATACAAGAACGTGCCTCTAGGTAGCCCCATGGGGTATCTGGAGCATGTAACCAGAATGGCAGTTTCTGAAAGTTGGCTGCCCAGTAATAGTATAAAAAGTTGGGTAGTGCCAGCCATCCACTAAACCTGCATCTCTGAAGAAAAGATCTACAGACTCAGATCTACCTCCCCAGATACATGTGATTACAGCCTGATTGATTGACTTAAAAAAACTTTGTCTTTACCAATGGGATAGATTGAAATAGATAAATAAATTTGggtaaactgttcatttttacagCATTAATCCTTTCTATAAGTGAGAGTGGAAATTAGTTTTCATTTGCACAAGAAGGGGAGCAAAGCCTGCAGAAAAAAAGAGCATGTAATGAACAAGTTATGTTTAGCTAAAAGGGCTGTCTGCTGGAGATGTAGCACTGCTGGACTGACTGGGAAGCACTCACTTTTCAGGAGATTCAAATCCACTCTTAtgagtcacatgcgccgaatacaacaggtgtggtagaccttacagtgaaatgctgaatacaacaggtgtggtagaccttacagtgaaatgctgaatacaacaggtgtggtagaccttacagtgaaatgctgaatacaacaggtgtggtagaccttacagtgaaatgctgaatacaacaggtgtggtagaccttacagtgaaatgctgaatacaacaggtgtggtagatcttacagtgaaatgctgaatacaacaggtgtggtagaccttacagtgaaatgcttacttacgagcccctaaccaacaatgcagtttcaaaaaaatatggataagaataagagataaaagtaacaaataattaaagagcagcaggaaaataacaatagcgagactaaatacaggggggtaccgatacaaagtcaatgtgcgggggcaccggttatttgaggtagtatgtacatgtaggtagagttattaaagtgactatgcatagatgacaacagcagtggtgtaaagagggggaGCTGGGGGTGCAATGcaaattgtctgggtagccatttgattagatgtacaggagtcttatggcttcggcgtagaagctgtttagaagcctcttggacctagacttggtgcttcagtaccacttgccatgcagtagcagagagaacaatctatgactaggatggttggagtctttgacaatttttagggccttcctctgacaccgcctgctatagcggtcctggatggcaggaagtgatgtactgggccgttcgcactaccccctgtagtgccttgcggtcagaggccgagcagttgccataccaggcagtgatgcaaccatgctctcgatggtgcagctgtagaaccttttgaggatctgaggacccatgccaaatcttttcagtctcctgaggggtaataggttttgtcatgccctcttcaccactgtcttggtgtgcttggaccatgttagtttgttgatgatgtggacaccaaggaacttgaagctctcaacctgctccactacagacctgtcgatgagaatgggggcgtgctcagtcctctttttcctgtagtccacaataatctcctttgtcttgatcacattgagggagaggttgttgtcttggcaacacacagccaggtctctgacctcctccctataggctgtcgtTGTcagctgttgtgtcatctgcaaatttaatgatggtgttggagttgtgcctggccgtgcagtcatgagtggacagggagtacaggaggggactgagcaaacACCCATGAagggcaccagtgttgaggatcagcgtgtcggatgtgttgttacctacccttgccaactgggggcggcctgtcaggaagtccaggatccacttGCAGAAGGGGGTGTTTAGCCCCAGGGTCCTtatagcttattgatgagctttgaggaatgaatagcattctcgcataggtgttccttttgtccaggtgggaaagggcagtgtggagtgcaataaagactgcatcatctgtggatctgttggggcggtatgcaacttggagtgggtctagggtttctgggatgatggtgttgatgtgagccatgaccagcctttaaaGGCATTctatggctacagatgtgagtgctatgggtcagtagtcatttaggcaggttaccctagtgttcttgggcacaggcactacggtggtctgcttgaaatatgttgatattacagacagggacagggagaggttaaaaatgtgaatgaagacacttgccagttggtcagcgcatgctcggagtacatgtcctggtaatccatctggcccagcggccttgtgaatgttgacctgtttaaaggtcttactcacatcggctgcggagagtgtgatcacacagtcgtccggaacagctggtgttctcatgcatgtttcagtgttacttgcctcgaagtgagcatagaagtagtttagcttgtccagtaggctcgtgtcacagggcagctctcggctgtgcttccctttgtggtccgtaatagtttgcaagccttgccacataAGACGAcagtcagagccggtgtagtac
Coding sequences:
- the LOC135545260 gene encoding actin-3-like, with protein sequence MAHLPTAIVIDNGTDQMRVGTSGSTEPSLICKNVTGRSESNSSEGELCFGDEAWGRRDDLSVIRPMKRGRVVSWADMEAIWSYVFNRHVKTPSCESPVLLTEFPLTTQSDREKTCRMMFEGLGVPALYMAPQSLLALLSSGRVTGCVVDCGYDVTHTVPVFEGHCLPHAVRQLGLGGQDVTAHLALLLKESGAQFSSTTQEHDTVTIIKEQMCYVSTDPSSETATTIIGSTDADYQLPDGQMLRVGSERFRAPEILFSPQTVRMVTQGIPSLLVSSVLESDADLWQLLLDNAVLAGGSSLLPGMGHRLREEASALVPPGCRMGPVPVMDTAWLGGSLLSSLSIFGDMCISALEYQEMGSNVIHHKCF